GCGCACTTTCACAATTTGCGGCGTTTCGGCGAAATCGAACTGATACACCAACAAGTCCCGATATCGAAGCGGCTTGTTCACCAAAATGTCGTGCCGAACCACTTCCCGAAGGACGGGCGGTTTCATCGGATCGTCGCAGTTCGCCGTGCATTCGTACAAAACCGCCTCGGTGCGATATTCTTTCGGAACGACCGCCCCTTTTTGCCGAAGCGTCTCGGGAAGCTCGTCCTCGCGGTAATATTCCACCGTAAACCGTTCGTTTTTCAAGTAATATGGCGTTTCCGGAATCGGCAATGTTTCACCCTCGGGAAACGCTAAATATTGATCCATCGACCAGCCGGGTATGCTGCGCGCTAGAACCGCAAGTAATACGATGAGCAGGCCGACATGATTGATATAAGGTCCCCATCGACTAAAACGGCCTTTTTCGGCCAGCAGCGCATCGCCGTCCTTCCGGATGCGGTACCCGCGCCGCCTCAATCGTTCGGCCAGCCGATCCAGTAAATCTGCCGAACCCGCTTGGCCGCCGACTTCCACCTGCGCCCGGAACGAAATACGCTGTTGAGACAAAAATGTCGGATGCTTCCTCACCTTCTGGCGGGAAAGCGCGCGGTACAGCGGCAAAACGCGGTCCAGACTGCAGACGACGAGTGAGGTACCGAGCAGAACGAGTAATCCACGAAACCACCACGAATCGTACGTTCTCGAAAGTCCGAGTCGATAATAGTAATATCCGACCATGCCGTACTGTCGGCGGTAATATTCGGCCAAATCGATCGCGTCCGCGTTGAGAATCGTATTTTCCTGGGGAAACACCGATCCGACCGCGGCCCCGAGAAGCGTCAACAAAAGAAGCACGACGGCGGTCCGAACGGACGAAAAAAAGCTCCAGATCCGATCCGCCGCGTTTTTCTGCGCCTTCTGGGAACGCCTGGCGGCCCCTTCATACCGCATGGGCAACGGCTCGTTCCCGTCGGCTTCACCGGTCGGTTTTCCGCACGCCTCACACAGCGCCGTTCCCGGGGGATTTTGATGTCCGCACTCGCATTTCGTGTTTTCGATCAGCAACCCCGATCCTCCCCGTCGGCGAACGATCACGAAAGAAGCGAGACTACGATCCGCTCGATCATCGGCTCGTTCATTTCTCCTTCCTGCTTGAACCGGATCACGCCCCGGGCGTCGATAAAAAAGCTGGTGGGATACACGACGACGCCGTATTTTTTGCGGACCGACTCGTTCGGATCGTAAAGCGCCGGAAACGTCAAGCCGTACTGTTCCATAAATCCCTTTACCGTCACGGCGCTTTCGCCGATGTTGACGGCCAGCACTTCGAAGCCGCTCGGCTTCCATTTCCGGTACTGGCTTTCGATCGCCGGCATTTCCCGTTTGCAGGGTTCGCACCAGGATCCCCAGAAATTGACGAGCACGACTTTCCCGCGCAACCCGCTCAGCTCGTATATCCGACCGTCGACGGCGGAAAGCGCGAAATCGGGTGCTTGATCCCCGACTTCAGGCGTTTTCGTCGGCGATCGGAATCCCTCGACGATCGTATAGCCGCCCAGAACGACAACGGCGGCGAAAATGACGGCCTGCAACCATCGCTTCTGCTTTTTCATGTCTTCCATTATATCAGCTTCCGTCGCCGGAATTGTGAAGTTTGTGTGTCCGACGGGCGGCCGCCCGCAACAGATCGACCTCTTTTTCCGTCAGCGGCCGGTAGCGCCCGACCGGCAGCGAGCCGAGCCGAAGCGGACCGATCCCGACGCGGACGAGCCGTTCGACGGGATGACCGATCGCTTCGAACATGCGGCGCACCTGACGCTTCCTTCCTTCGCGGATCGTCACCCGGATGACGGCCTCGTCGCGTTCCAGATCGACGTCTTCGTATTCGACCTGCGCAGGCGCCGTCACACCGTCCTCCAACCGAATGCCCCGCCGAAGCCTTTCCAACAGCGAACCGTGCGGAACGCCGCGAACGGTCGCCAGATACGTTTTCGGAACGCCGTAACGCGGGTGCGTCAACAAGTGCGCGAAATCCCCGTCGTCCGTAAGCAGCAGCAATCCTTCCGTGTCGGCGTCGAGCCGGCCGACCGGATAGACACGCGCACCGACGTCGCGGACGAGATCAACGACCGTCTTGCGGCCGAACGGATCGGATACGCTGCTTAAATACCCCTTCGGTTTATGAAGCATCAAATAAACTTTCTTATTCTTCGGCGGAACGCGCACCGGCCGGCCGTCGACCGAAATGCGGTCGCGCTCGGGATCGACCTTGACGCCGAGCCGGGTGACCGTTTTCCCGTTGACGGCGACGCGTCCGGCCGCGATCCATTCCTCGCATTTGCGCCGGGAACCGAGTCCCGCCGCCGCCAGCACCTTCTGCAACCTTTCGAGCATGTTTCGGCCCCTCCGACGCGCCGTCGTTGGCATTCTTACTTATCTCCCATCATAACCGACGGCAACGGGGCGCTCAAGTCGGCCCGAAAACCCATCGGCAAATCCAGACGGACGCGAAAAAACCGACCACATCCGACATCAGCCCGACTTTCAGCGCGTACCGGCCGTTTCGGATGCCCACGGCGCCGAGATAAACCGTGATGACGTAGAGCGTCGTCTCCGTGCTTCCCTGCACGGTCGAGGCGATTCGGGCGACGAGGGAGTCCGCGCCGTGTTGCCGCATCAGTTCGACGACAAACGCCAGCGATCCGGATCCCGTCAGCGGCCTTAAGAGCGCGAGCGGCGCCGTTTCAGCCGGAACTCCGACCTTGTCCAGCGCCGGCCGAATCCAGTCCAGCAGCAGATCAAGCGCTCCCGAAGCGCGAAAAACGGCGATCGCCGCCATCATGCCGACCAGATGAGGAATGAGGCGAACCGCCGTATCAAACCCGTCCCTGGCGCCCTCGACGAACGATTCGTAGACGGCAACCCCGCGCAGCGCGGCGTAGAGAGGAACCGAGACAACCACGATGGGTACGAGCCATCCCGACAGCGCCGCGACGGTATCATACACGGCCGTCGCCCTCCCCTGGCCCGCGGCATCGACCGTTTTTCTGCGCCGCACTGCCGGACGATGTTCCCCCATCCGGGCGATTCGGCCCGCCGGAGAACGGCCGTCCGAAATGGCGCCGCCGATACCAGCGGTCCAACACGATCGCCGCCGCCGTCGAAATCGCCGTCGCCAGCAGCGTCGTGCCGACGACGTCGGCAGGATTGGTCGCTCCCATGTTCGCCCGTATCGCGATGATCGTCGTCGGCAACAGCGTCACGCTGGCGGTGTTGACGACGAGCAGCGTGCACATGGCGGCGGAAGCGCGGGTCGGATCGGGATTGAGCTTTTGCAACTCCTGCATGGCGCGGATGCCCATTGGCGTCGCCGCGTTGCCGAGACCGAACACATTGGCGGTCAAATTGGACAAAATGTAACCGAGTGCAGGATGATCGCGCGGAACATCTGGAAACAAGAAGCGGACGACCGGACCTAGCACCCTCGCCGCCGCCCGCACAAGGCCCCCTTCTTCCGCGATCCGCATTATGCCCATCCAAAAGGCGAGCACGCCGATCATGCCGAGGCTGATCGTCACCCCGGTTTTCACCCCGTCGTACAGCGCTTGC
This region of Candidatus Reconcilbacillus cellulovorans genomic DNA includes:
- a CDS encoding cytochrome C biogenesis protein ResB translates to MIENTKCECGHQNPPGTALCEACGKPTGEADGNEPLPMRYEGAARRSQKAQKNAADRIWSFFSSVRTAVVLLLLTLLGAAVGSVFPQENTILNADAIDLAEYYRRQYGMVGYYYYRLGLSRTYDSWWFRGLLVLLGTSLVVCSLDRVLPLYRALSRQKVRKHPTFLSQQRISFRAQVEVGGQAGSADLLDRLAERLRRRGYRIRKDGDALLAEKGRFSRWGPYINHVGLLIVLLAVLARSIPGWSMDQYLAFPEGETLPIPETPYYLKNERFTVEYYREDELPETLRQKGAVVPKEYRTEAVLYECTANCDDPMKPPVLREVVRHDILVNKPLRYRDLLVYQFDFAETPQIVKVRPTLRNAVTGETIGKLELRTKQPETEYRVGAYKLELVRYFPDFSLDAEGRPTTRSPVPRAPAYVFRITGPNLPADGVSHLYLVRPADKETYREADLNRAAGSPFSLSVESMQEDLEFSLYTSYLNVRKEKALPFVLAGAAVFIIGVCIGLYWQHRRVWVQVENGELLLGAHTNKNWFGFRLEVARVLREAGFPTDPRAIDKGGKRSWT
- a CDS encoding nucleoside recognition protein, whose translation is MVNWIWIFLIAGGFLFAAVGGKIDEASQALYDGVKTGVTISLGMIGVLAFWMGIMRIAEEGGLVRAAARVLGPVVRFLFPDVPRDHPALGYILSNLTANVFGLGNAATPMGIRAMQELQKLNPDPTRASAAMCTLLVVNTASVTLLPTTIIAIRANMGATNPADVVGTTLLATAISTAAAIVLDRWYRRRHFGRPFSGGPNRPDGGTSSGSAAQKNGRCRGPGEGDGRV
- a CDS encoding pseudouridine synthase, with the protein product MLERLQKVLAAAGLGSRRKCEEWIAAGRVAVNGKTVTRLGVKVDPERDRISVDGRPVRVPPKNKKVYLMLHKPKGYLSSVSDPFGRKTVVDLVRDVGARVYPVGRLDADTEGLLLLTDDGDFAHLLTHPRYGVPKTYLATVRGVPHGSLLERLRRGIRLEDGVTAPAQVEYEDVDLERDEAVIRVTIREGRKRQVRRMFEAIGHPVERLVRVGIGPLRLGSLPVGRYRPLTEKEVDLLRAAARRTHKLHNSGDGS
- a CDS encoding spore maturation protein — encoded protein: MYDTVAALSGWLVPIVVVSVPLYAALRGVAVYESFVEGARDGFDTAVRLIPHLVGMMAAIAVFRASGALDLLLDWIRPALDKVGVPAETAPLALLRPLTGSGSLAFVVELMRQHGADSLVARIASTVQGSTETTLYVITVYLGAVGIRNGRYALKVGLMSDVVGFFASVWICRWVFGPT